The following proteins are co-located in the Ictalurus punctatus breed USDA103 chromosome 14, Coco_2.0, whole genome shotgun sequence genome:
- the LOC108274789 gene encoding uncharacterized protein LOC108274789, which yields MQTSTWTPPVRQNSLPSPHETLSSMQFGPTLQMGYYGLQQDSFDQQSLRLSNPHAFTQPVSSSANLQSNQTQQMWSSGSQSQFPYIYPASGRHPAPIIVHHASLQSKQVGTLVVNFNHDPQVINTTIQRNYKDPHSMQNINCTATAPHFSVLSVPSNANGVLDNSYCRNGSIPPWQHPLYRQHHGVETTCKPEAQSQQAALTAWISHAAQTINMNQGQMSVVGQHSETPSSVAHFPATSHIPVDSLLPSQIRTSSSPMSQNQVQNALCRPSSRGKYVGYIELNHSSSQNPPPQYRARVNSANQNQSNRRLNQVSPSLTQDKIQSQTTPISGHHRQTNFATFSAIQRSTQPQVLQSNNTASGLTTTSQDLTSFSTSTSQTSSPTTGSRSTNYSHSLLFHLLQQEDNKKLTGLTSFSNSFGSQFAKSKSGSQQFTHDNTACYMITGENYTQGRVRQGKEFQEPGKEIGISRGNEIGTGSHLAEPQKLSENETANWKKRNEEVQSSIDPIDSIKLVISQPRMVRQVNKAVAVVPPISHQASSHVQQNVTTSTCDSLPLNTNTVKNLFEECENMEKETNVRNVTFKLNEDLPHVPCSPSSSPRLGSAIDTSVDVSETPTSVNDPTSGSQSCDISRCKNGSVATTQMSNKCQDAVQVVDSTSESSVEQNDVEDPFDLSTVPVVNYTLKELKDLVNSLDIIPALRAKSPTDVLKCILDLYYDGKKQNQKKIESLKGLFKTSSELCIKEMHAVVLQYLLPKHLKMLENCSQILINETTLPPEDFRSSWLNVDGHPADVEKVLAEPISEYNLTWCKKVSQSVSENVVNIVDSLAQINTDNPEDLGVHAHKSIPKTTTDNIPEYIGHSDPEHSAAIFATNDFKTDMMILEKGLISRTPNKLSWMQLYDEVDMVKENKRVFTAPSLTSSSDKCVTNNIDPFEETYASDDSDSTNDLPEIILLSSEDARKIFSECFESHRTSQEEGKDLVTLCVKNHSDSSKVKSLNDFKFTCPHVTSLVCGSDFFCPSCWNETPLLDIDQDETLLTLEEGELNTDYQRQRHRPHSGTQIDYPSAPVHLESSSKIKSVISTEIYDGFDVTRDPNPVSQRKSSSPPPAQEPKPGIAGTKNSSITNPVSEDLKKIISSARTKPEHMKNEDAVSPSGTKILTGMVSPSRNLSRKNVKSPKTDAVPDTDDILFRPDFVIKNSSTHKKHQSEHRSTSRDDGQSRCESKESGNFPIKKKLSPKTKLGTPSQLPNFSGTSKCKKAVPHKQKRPIIKGKGHDGQSKQTKKLRLELYGSNRSNSVCHDEGKSPSIPAYLSISPSPNTGKSYTDEPSAKQKVYSQWSTTFIHPQNNSSSYKKSQKHMEDLLKSKTQVLKITLEERIMAT from the coding sequence ATGCAAACGAGCACATGGACTCCACCTGTCAGACAGAACAGTCTGCCTAGTCCACACGAGACACTCTCTAGCATGCAGTTTGGCCCAACACTGCAGATGGGATATTACGGGTTGCAGCAAGACAGCTTTGATCAGCAATCTCTCAGATTAAGCAATCCCCATGCTTTCACCCAGCCTGTATCAAGTTCAGCTAATTTGCAATCAAATCAGACTCAACAGATGTGGAGCAGTGGATCCCAGAGTCAGTTCCCTTACATATATCCAGCTTCTGGCAGACATCCTGCACCAATTATTGTACACCATGCATCTTTGCAATCTAAACAAGTAGGAACCCTTGTTGTAAACTTCAACCATGATCCTCAGGTCATAAATACCACTATTCAGAGGAATTATAAGGATCCGCACTCCATGCAAAATATCAATTGTACTGCTACTGCTCCTCACTTCTCCGTTCTGTCTGTTCCTAGCAATGCAAATGGTGTACTTGATAATAGTTATTGTAGGAATGGTTCAATTCCACCTTGGCAACACCCTTTATATAGACAACACCATGGAGTAGAGACTACATGCAAACCTGAAGCTCAGTCACAGCAGGCAGCTTTAACTGCTTGGATTAGTCATGCAGCACAAACAATTAACATGAATCAAGGACAAATGAGTGTAGTAGGTCAACACAGTGAGACACCTAGCTCTGTTGCACACTTTCCTGCTACATCTCATATACCAGTGGATTCATTGCTGCCTTCACAGATTAGAACTTCCAGCAGTCCCATGAGTCAGAACCAGGTTCAAAATGCATTATGCCGACCTTCATCACGTGGAAAATATGTCGGTTATATCGAGTTAAATCATAGTTCTAGCCAAAATCCACCCCCCCAGTATAGAGCCAGGGTGAATTCTGCCAATCAGAACCAGTCTAACCGAAGGCTAAACCAAGTTTCCCCCAGTTTAACTCAAGACAAAATCCAGTCCCAGACCACACCTATTTCTGGCCatcacagacagacaaactTTGCAACATTTTCTGCTATTCAGCGCAGTACACAGCCACAAGTCCTACAATCAAACAACACAGCGAGTGGGCTGACTACAACCTCCCAGGACCTAACCTCTTTTAGCACTTCAACCAGTCAAACGTCATCTCCCACTACAGGATCAAGATCTACTAACTACTCTCATAGTCTTCTATTCCATCTGTTACAACAAGAGGACAACAAGAAGTTAACTGGTCTGACTTCATTCAGTAACTCTTTTGGGTCGCAGTTTGCTAAGAGCAAAAGTGGATCCCAGCAGTTTACACATGACAATACAGCTTGTTACATGATCACCGGGGAAAACTACACTCAAGGCAGGGTAAGGCAAGGCAAGGAGTTCCAGGAACCTGGTAAAGAAATAGGTATTTCAAGGGGGAATGAAATTGGAACTGGTAGTCATCTGGCAGAACCACAAAAGTTAAGTGAGAATGAGACGGCTAATTGGaaaaagagaaatgaagagGTGCAGTCCTCTATAGATCCAATTGATTCCATAAAGCTGGTAATATCACAGCCCAGAATGGTTCGACAAGTCAACAAGGCAGTAGCTGTGGTTCCACCTATTTCTCATCAGGCTTCCAGTCATGTACAGCAGAATGTTACCACAAGCACTTGTGACAGCCTCCCCTTGAACACCAATACTGTCAAGAATCTTTTTGAGGAGTGTGAAAACATGGAGAAGGAGACAAATGTACGAAATGTGACCTTTAAGCTCAATGAGGATCTGCCTCATGTACCTTGTTCACCAAGTTCTTCACCAAGACTGGGATCAGCAATTGACACCTCAGTTGACGTCTCTGAAACGCCTACATCTGTAAACGATCCAACATCTGGCTCACAAAGCTGTGATATATCTCGGTGTAAAAATGGCTCTGTAGCTACAACCCAAATGTCAAACAAATGTCAAGATGCTGTCCAAGTTGTTGACTCGACATCAGAAAGTTCAGTAGAACAAAATGATGTAGAAGACCCATTTGATTTGTCCACAGTTCCTGTGGTTAATTATACTTTGAAGGAATTGAAGGATTTAGTGAACTCTTTAGACATCATTCCAGCATTGAGAGCCAAATCGCCAACAGATGTTTTGAAGTGCATTCTAGATCTCTATTATGATGGGAAGAagcaaaaccagaaaaaaatagaatcATTAAAAGGGCTTTTCAAAACGTCATCTGAATTGTGCATAAAAGAAATGCATGCTGTGGTTCTTCAGTACCTGTTACCTAAACACTTAAAAATGCTGGAAAATTGTTCCCAAATCCTGATAAATGAAACCACCTTACCACCTGAGGACTTTAGATCTTCCTGGTTGAATGTGGATGGACATCCAGCTGATGTGGAAAAAGTTCTTGCAGAACCCATTTCAGAATATAACCTCACATGGTGCAAGAAAGTTTCACAGTCAGTATCTGAAAATGTTGTGAATATTGTAGATAGTCTAGCCCAGATCAATACAGATAACCCTGAAGATCTGGGTGTGCATGCTCATAAAAGCATACCCAAGACCACAACAGATAACATTCCTGAATACATCGGTCACTCAGATCCTGAACATTCTGCAGCGATATTTGCAACAAATGATTTCAAGACAGACATGATGATCCTTGAGAAAGGTCTTATAAGTAGAACCCCCAATAAACTCTCTTGGATGCAACTATATGATGAAGTAGATATGGTAAAAGAGAACAAGCGAGTATTCACTGCACCATCACTTACAAGCAGTTCTGATAAAtgtgtaacaaataatattgaTCCATTTGAGGAGACATATGCTTCTGATGATTCAGATTCCACCAATGACTTGCCTGAAATTATACTTCTCTCATCTGaggatgctagaaaaatcttcAGTGAGTGTTTTGAGTCTCATCGGACAAGCCAGGAGGAAGGGAAGGATTTGGTCACACTTTGTGTCAAAAACCACTCAGACTCGAGTAAAGTGAAGTCACTCAATGATTTCAAATTCACTTGTCCTCATGTGACTAGCTTAGTCTGTGGCAGTGACTTCTTCTGCCCCAGTTGCTGGAATGAGACACCATTACTTGATATTGACCAAGATGAGACTCTGCTTACCCTGGAGGAGGGGGAACTTAATACAGACTACCAGAGACAAAGGCATAGACCACACTCTGGAACCCAAATTGACTACCCAAGTGCACCCGTACACCTAGAGAGTAGCAGCAAAATCAAGTCTGTCATATCCACCGAAATATATGATGGATTTGATGTGACGAGAGATCCTAATCCTGTTTCTCAGAGAAAAAGTTCTAGTCCACCACCTGCTCAAGAACCAAAACCTGGAATAGCAGGCACCAAGAACAGCAGTATCACCAACCCAGTTTCAGAGGAtctcaaaaaaattatatcttcAGCTAGGACAAAGCCAGAACACATGAAAAATGAAGATGCAGTCTCTCCATCAGGGACCAAAATATTAACAGGAATGGTTTCTCCATCAAGGAATTTGTCTCGGAAAAATGTAAAATCCCCCAAGACTGATGCAGTTCCTGATACAGATGACATCCTATTCAGACCtgattttgtaataaaaaattcTAGCACCCATAAAAAACATCAAAGTGAACACAGGTCTACATCTAGGGATGATGGCCAGTCCAGGTGTGAAAGCAAAGAAAGTGGTAACTTTCCTATCAAGAAGAAGCTTTCCCCCAAAACTAAACTAGGTACTCCTTCTCAACTGCCAAACTTCAGTGGGACATCCAAATGCAAGAAGGCAGTACCGCATAAGCAAAAGAGACCAATCATCAAGGGAAAAGGACATGATggacaaagcaaacaaacaaagaaactgaGATTAGAATTGTATGGGTCCAACAGAAGCAACTCAGTCTGCCACGATGAAGGAAAGTCACCCTCAATTCCTGCTTACCTCTCAATTTCTCCCAGTCCAAATACTGGAAAGAGCTACACAGATGAGCCTTCAGCTAAACAAAAGGTCTACAGCCAGTGGAGTACCACATTCATACATCCACAAAATAACTCCTCTTCATATAAGAAAAGCCAAAAGCACATGGAGGATCTGCTAAAGTCAAAAACACAGGTACTGAAAATAACTCTGGAAGAAAGAATCATGGCTACTTGA